The nucleotide sequence GGTACGAGTACGAACCCTCTACTGATTGAACTTCCGCCCAATGTTAATATAGAATTTGCCTCAATGGGAGAGATTCCCGGATTATCTAGACCAATAACAATTACATTGAGAGTATGGAGGGAGCAATAATGAGGAGGGGTTTTTTCCTGAATTCTGCAGTTTTACTGCTTTTAATTCCACTCCTCCTGCTTCTGGCTACCTATGAGGATGTTTCCTCCCAAGTTATTCAGGCTCAAAGTATAAGAACTCAAGCTGAAAGAACGTATAGAGTTGTCTCTTATTTAGAGTTGGATTTTCAAAAAGCTTTAGAGATTTCAGGAAAAAGGGCAATTGTTGCTGTTGTTGATTATGTTTCTGTTACTGGTAATTTTATATCTCCCACATACATGGTAAATAATACAATCAAGGATTTAGTTCTTGAAGGAAATTCCACGAGTTTATCAGGATATAATTCAAACAGAGTTATGAGAGGGCAGTCACTAAGAGAATGGCTTATGAACATAACTGAGGAGCTTAATAAGCAGGGTTTTGAGGTTTCTCCAACTATTGATGATATTCTAAATAGCATAGAGCTTACAGTTGCTCCTTTGGACTCTTTCAGAATAGTCATAAAAGCAAGAATACCAAATATAACTATCAAAGATGCTTCGGGAAGAATAGTGTATACAGGCTCAATACCGAGCAATGGGGGTTATATATACTCTATAGTCGATTTGCAAAATCTTGAGGATCCTCTGTTCTCAGCAATGACAGGAGGAAGATATCATAGATCTATCAGAGCCTGTCGGTATTCATTTCCAGAGATTTTAGAAAAGCCAATTAAAGTTTTGGAAGGCAATAGCAGTAGCACAGCTTCCCATGTAGTAGGAACTCTTTCGCAAACATTAGATACTGAAAAAATATTCTTTGGGGATTACTATCCTGGAGAAGGTGCTAAGGCTTATGTTTTATTGAATGAACCTGACCAAAATGTTACGGTGCCAATTGTTTTTAATACTACGTTAAATGGGGTAAGAACCTCCCCACTAAGTGTTTTCAATGAAAATGATATGGGAGTTTTAGTGTTTGAAAATACGAGCGGAACAAGCGGTGGAACAGGAGCAACTGTGACTTGGTGTTCTCTGCTCGGGTATAGATTAAATCTAACCATTCAAAATAATGTTGGCACAAACTTAGTGAACTTCCAAGTTCCAATCTATATTGATAGATTTCATTTGGATCTAATAACGCTAAACACCTTCTTTAGCACTGCTGATTCAGATAGAGATAATGTTCCAATACTAGAGATATATGATGAAAACTGTAATCCAATAAACTTTTGGGTGGAAAAGTGGGATACCTCTAATCAACAAGCGGTTATATGGGTTAATGTTACAATTCCTGCGAACTCTCAGATAACTCTTGGAATTTATTTTGACTCTACGGGAACTGAAACTTTGGGAGATCCAGATAAAGTATTTGATTTTTATGATGATTTTAGTGGTACCACATTGAATACTTCAAAATGGGAGCAATACAATGCACAAGTCTCAATTATTAACGGGGTGCTGAAAATTACAAATGCTTATGCTGGAATATATACAAAGAAGACTTTTAGTCCGCCGGTTATAATTGAGTTTAGGCAGAATATAAAAAACAGATGGGCCGAGTTATATATTGCTGTCAGACAAAACAATTACCCCTACGCTTGGGGTCCGTTGTGGTGGGTAAGAGCGAATTGGATACAGCCTGCGAGCTGGGCATATTTAGACGATCATGATTGGGGGCTCTATTCTAATGTTATTGTAAACTTGCCAACAGGATGGCATGAGGGGACAATATACTGGTTTAGATATAACTCGGTATTGGAATGGGATACTGGGGCAATAGCTTACAATCCATTTAACTTTTATCAAGACTACAATGGAGCAATTGCATTAGGAACATGGGATCGAAATCAAGAGTGGGATTGGATTAGAGTTCGCAAATATGCATCAACTCCTCCAACTGTCACAGTATCCCGGACTATAGAAACAAAACCTTCATCCACAGTGACGACTACAGCAACAGTGACAAGTGCGAGAGCTTACGACATCCAACCGTTT is from Thermococcus paralvinellae and encodes:
- a CDS encoding DUF2341 domain-containing protein: MEGAIMRRGFFLNSAVLLLLIPLLLLLATYEDVSSQVIQAQSIRTQAERTYRVVSYLELDFQKALEISGKRAIVAVVDYVSVTGNFISPTYMVNNTIKDLVLEGNSTSLSGYNSNRVMRGQSLREWLMNITEELNKQGFEVSPTIDDILNSIELTVAPLDSFRIVIKARIPNITIKDASGRIVYTGSIPSNGGYIYSIVDLQNLEDPLFSAMTGGRYHRSIRACRYSFPEILEKPIKVLEGNSSSTASHVVGTLSQTLDTEKIFFGDYYPGEGAKAYVLLNEPDQNVTVPIVFNTTLNGVRTSPLSVFNENDMGVLVFENTSGTSGGTGATVTWCSLLGYRLNLTIQNNVGTNLVNFQVPIYIDRFHLDLITLNTFFSTADSDRDNVPILEIYDENCNPINFWVEKWDTSNQQAVIWVNVTIPANSQITLGIYFDSTGTETLGDPDKVFDFYDDFSGTTLNTSKWEQYNAQVSIINGVLKITNAYAGIYTKKTFSPPVIIEFRQNIKNRWAELYIAVRQNNYPYAWGPLWWVRANWIQPASWAYLDDHDWGLYSNVIVNLPTGWHEGTIYWFRYNSVLEWDTGAIAYNPFNFYQDYNGAIALGTWDRNQEWDWIRVRKYASTPPTVTVSRTIETKPSSTVTTTATVTSARAYDIQPFINCIMDQRYFGIYNAPSFFERLEGSTINHDEYETLAHQIQDELGIKYGDQYYPIGLVSFMIPHATYDEKLFNLFNTLGIALEEDQTSFDYYFLQYYFGGGSKVVGYRVYGISDSPDRSSVYFFLDNQTAVAIFGAQGAQDLLQR